A genomic window from Fusarium oxysporum Fo47 chromosome X, complete sequence includes:
- a CDS encoding ClpP/crotonase-like domain-containing protein: MPQPTPKICSVSLSAVQAAAAHCLFAGLIPAVVFSYTFFSYDSVIDIDLIMDEQLVLASTPADGVRVLALNRPSKRNALSQELITVFLEQLNTASRDDGVRVIVITSSSSFFCAGADIGEISRLDAEDARGCRYLADLCSGMQAVRKPLIAAVEGMALGGGFELALMCDLIFSADGSHFGLPEVKIGLIPGAGGTQRLTNAVGKYKAMQMILLGQPISAEEARSVGLVAQLYESGKVLEHVMKDHASTLAALSPTALGLAKEAICRSDDLGADHEFERSLYYFAFGTGDKREGVKAFLEKRKPEWGPR; the protein is encoded by the exons ATGCCTcagccaacaccaaaaatCTGCAGTGTCTCACTCTCTGCAGTGCAGGCTGCAGCTGCTCATTGCCTTTTTGCTGGGTTGATCCCAGCCGT TGTTTTCAGCTACACTTTTTTCTCTTACGATTCTGTCATCGATATCGATCTGATTATGGATGAGCAATTGGTCCTTGCGTCCACGCCTGCAGACGGCGTACGCGTCCTCGCGTTAAACAGACCCTCCAAGCGAAACGCCCTCTCGCAGGAGCTCATTACCGTGTTTCTGGAACAGCTGAACACGGCGTCCAGGGACGATGGCGTGCGAGTCATTGTCATCACCAGCagctcttctttcttctgcG CGGGAGCTGATATCGGGGAGATCTCACGGCTCGATGCGGAAGACGCGCGGGGCTGCCGCTATCTGGCGGACCTTTGCTCGGGGATGCAGGCCGTGCGCAAGCCCTTGATAGCTGCTGTTGAGGGAATGGCG CTCGGAGGGGGCTTTGAGCTTGCTCTCATG TGTGACCTGATCTTTTCCGCGGACGGAAGCCACTTCGGTCTTCCAGAAGTGAAGATTGGTCTCATCCCTGGCGCTGGTGGTACACAGCGTCTGACCAACGCCGTAGGAAAGTACAAG GCCATGCAGATGATCCTCCTTGGCCAGCCCATATCAGCGGAGGAGGCCCGGTCCGTGGGTCTTGTCGCGCAGCTGTATGAGAGCGGCAAAGTCCTCGAGCACGTTATGAAGGATCATGCATCGACGCTTGCGGCCCTGAGCCCCACGGCGCTGGGCTTGGCTAAAGAGGCTATTTGTAGAT CTGATGATTTGGGGGCCGATCATGAGTTTGAGAGGAGTTTGTATTACTTTGCGTTTGGGACGGGGGATAAGCGAGAGGGTGTCAAGGCgttcttggagaagaggaagccaGAATGGGGGCCTAGGTAA
- a CDS encoding Alpha/Beta hydrolase protein, which yields MPSLLKLVTAVALLTEGVLGRQAPSVRVKNGTLEGKYVAGLDQDLFLGVPFAQPPVGQLRLQNPQPLNETFKVKKVTKYADSCVGYGNSPDQGPATFSEDCLTLNIARPAMSKGNKKEKLPVGVFIHGGGWTMDFSANGVYNMSFMVEESVKMGKPFIGVSVDYRLSFWGFMASKDILDAGVANLGLKDQRIALHWVKENIAAFGGDPSKVTIFGESAGGGNVGYQAMAYGGVDEGLFRGIIAESGADGTDMKNYTAPQQRYDTIVKAVGCDKESDKLACLRQVPFEKLNATSTKIQGSFYPVVDDDFVPDYPSKLLANGNFTKVPLMAGTNADEGSFFGMPGVDSTEEAVARLRSTGLDADTIDTLLALYPNIDALGIPSGYRYKSSDPVKKQYKRWAALQGDQLFMSWRRARTDAWSKHNVTSYAYLFESPNTNMPDYIGTPHFVEVAYVFYNLLGQGYGKGQGPLVNASKEVLDLAKLVSHMWISFITELNPNEHGISGVPEWPVFNNGGGYGEHFYFNPNGSVAQPDTLRLAGTTFMNSVSADQYGR from the exons ATGCCTTCTCTCTTGAAACTGGTCACTGCGGTCGCCCTTCTCACTGAAGGCGTTCTTGGACGACAAGCACCTTCGGTGCGAGTCAAGAATGGTACTCTTGAGGGCAAATATGTCGCTGGACTAGATCAAGATCTCTTCCTCGGTGTTCCCTTTGCTCAACCTCCTGTCGGCCAACTTCGTCTTCAGAACCCTCAGCCTTTGAACGAGactttcaaggtcaagaaggtcaCCAAGTATGCTGACTCTTGTGTTGGCTACGGG AACAGCCCTGATCAGGGTCCCGCGACCTTCAGCGAGGACTGTTTGACTTTGAACATCGCCAGACCCGCTATGTCCAAGGGcaacaagaaggagaaacTCCCAGTTGGTGTCTTTATCCACGGCGGAGGTTGGACCATGGACTTTAGCGCCAACGGCGTTTATAATATGAGCTTCATGGTAGAGGAGTCCGTCAAGATGGGCAAGCCCTTCATCGGAGTCTCCGTCGATT ACAGACTTTCCTTCTGGGGCTTCATGGCCAGCAAGGACATTCTCGATGCCGGAGTTGCTAACCTCGGCTTGAAGGACCAGCGCATTGCTCTGCACTGGGTCAAGGAGAACATCGCTGCCTTTGGCGGTGACCCTTCAAAGGTCACCATCTTCGGTGAGAGTGCCGGTGGAGGCAATGTCGGCTACCAAGCCATGGCTTACGGAGGCGTTGACGAGGGGCTGTTCCGTGGTATCATCGCCGAATCTGGAGCTGATGGGACTGATATGAAGAACTACACCGCACCTCAGCAGCGTTACGACACTATCGTCAAGGCAGTTGGCTGCGACAAGGAGTCCGATAAGCTTGCTTGCCTCCGCCAAGTCCCATTTGAGAAGCTGAACGCCACGAGCACCAAGATCCAGGGCAGCTTCTACCCTGTCGTTGACGATGACTTTGTCCCCGACTATCCCTCCAAGCTTCTCGCCAACGGAAACTTCACCAAGGTGCCTCTCATGGCTGGAACCAACGCTGACGAGGGTAGCTTCTTTGGGATGCCTGGTGTCGACTCCACTGAAGAGGCTGTTGCTCGCCTTCGATCAACTGGACTTGATGCCGACACCATTGACACACTCTTGGCTCTGTATCCCAACATCGATGCTCTCGGAATCCCCTCCGGTTACCGCTACAAGTCTAGTGATCCTGTCAAGAAGCAGTATAAGAGATGGGCTGCTCTGCAGGGTGACCAGCTCTTCATGTCGTGGAGACGTGCACGAACTGATGCTTGGTCTAAGCATAACGTGACTTCATATGCGTACCTGTTCGAGTCCCCCAACACCAACATGC CCGACTATATCGGAACTCCTCACTTTGTCGAGGTCGCTTACGTCTTCTACAACTTGCTCGGCCAAGGCTACGGCAAGGGTCAAGGCCCTCTTGTGAACGCATCAAAGGAGGTTCTCGACCTCGCCAAGCTTGTGAGCCATATGTGGATCAGCTTCATCACCGAGCTTAACCCCAACGAACACGGAA TTTCCGGTGTTCCCGAGTGGCCTGTTTTCAACAATGGTGGCGGCTACGGCGAACACTTCTACTTCAATCCCAATGGATCGGTGGCCCAGCCTGATACTCTCCGGCTCGCTGGTACTACGTTTATGAACTCGGTTTCTGCTGACCAGTATGGAAGATAA